The nucleotide window GTCTGATCCATGAAGTTCGTCGGGCGCGGGGAGGCGAGTCCGCGGCGACGTCAGATCAATACGCGGCAAGAACCGCGCTGGCGGACCGGTGCGATGCGGCGAGCACCGGACCTGCCGGCCGACGAGCGGCCACGAAGTGCGTACCACCGGTCACCGACGGGCGGGACCCGCGATGATCTCTCCGGATGGAATGACCGCTGAACGCGTTCACGATGCACTTCCCTGAATGGGCTTGGGTGGGGGCGTTACCCGACGCTACGACCCTGCCCGGCCGGCTGCAATCAGTTTTCCGCGCGGGCCCGACCATGAACCCAACCGTGCGGGTTGGGTGTGGCGGAGGATACGAGATTCGAACTCGTCCTGAGTGTTGCGGTCGTGAACCCAACCCTGCGGGTTGGGTGTGGCGGAGGATACGAGATTCGAACTCGTGAGGGCGTGAACCCAACCCGCTTTCCAAGCGAGCGCCATAGGCCTCTAGGCGAATCCTCCAAGAGCAGGAGGGTACAGCGTTGCCGCGGTGATTTGCCAATCGGCGGTGCGCTCGGGCTGAACGTCTGTTTCAGCGGTGCCCGTACGGGCCGCCGCGGTTGTGGCCGACGTGCCGGCGTCGCCGGTGGACGTTCGCCGAGATGACGAACGGGACGAAGAGCAGCCACCACATGTCCCAGCCACGAACGGCACAGAAGACGACGAAGACCGTCCAGATCAGGCCGATCACAAGGGACTGACCGGAGAAGACGTTCATGCCTGAGCAGGAGCTGCCGGTGGCGACGGGCTGGACCGTCGGCGTGGCGGCCGGTTTCGGCATGGCGGTCGGATGCGTGCTGGTCGGATGAGGGGCGGGCAGATCGGCGAACAGCGGATCGAGTTCGGACTGCACCCGGGCGGTGAGGGCGACCTCCAACCGCTGCTCGAATTCCTCGGCGTCCAGCCGTCCGCTGGTCAGATGCTCGCGCAGGCATTCCGCGGCGAGGTCGCGTTCCTGATCGCCGATCCGCAGTCCGATCGGGGCCGTCGAGGCCGGTGTGGTTGCGACGGATGAAGTGCCGAGATTCGTAGTCACCCGATCAGCTTGCGCCGCGAAAGGGTCGCCCGCCCATGGCAACTGTCACCGAGTCGGCGGCTGCGGTCCGTCACCCGGCTCACCGCGGTCGGGGCCATGATCAACTTCGTTGTCGCCCTCGACCGCGCGTCGCTGCTCCTTCTCCCAACGCTTCCGATCCGCTGCATCCAGCGCCTTCTTGCGTTGCCAGATCGACGACAGCGCGATCGGCAGGAAGATCAGCCACCAGAAGTTTCCCCAGTCCAGCCAGGTGATCAGACCGATAGTGACCGGCCAGATGATCCAGAAGACGGCGTCGATGGTGTTCCGCGTCCTGAGCGGCATCCCCGGCGGGTGCTGCGCTACGGGCTGGGCAGCGTTCGCGGCCGTCGGCGCCAGACCAGTGCCGGGGTGGCGGGGATTCGGTGCCGGCAGATCGGTGAACAGCGGGTCGAGTTCGGTGCGGTATCGCGCGCCCAGTGCGGTGTTGAGCCGCTCGTCGAACTCGGCCTGGTCGAGTCGTCCCTGGGCGAGATGTTCCCGCAGGAATTCAGCAGCTCGATCGCGCTCGGCATCGCCGATCCGTTGCGGTACGGGTTCGATCGGATTGCTCACGCGGGCCATTCTCACAGGCTGAGGGCCGGATCGCGGCCGACTTTCATGATCAACTCGGCTGCGGGTGCTTGCCGGCTCGTGCCCTCGGACTCGGGGCTCAGCGTGGATCCAGGCTCAGGCCGGCGGGTCCCACTTGCGTCGTTCGTCATCCAGCCGGCGTCGCTCGGCCTCCAGGCGTCGCCGTTCGGCTCTCTCGCGGGCCTGGAGTTCGGCGTCGTAGCGGAATCGGGCCGAGGTCATCAAACCCCGGCGGCGATGCCAGGTGGTGGTCAGGGCGATGGCGGCCAGGATCAGGAACCACGCCTCGCCCTTGGACAGGATGAACAGTGCGATCGTCAGCGGCCAGATCGCAGCGGCCGCGATCGGCCAGACGTTCGACATCTTCGGCGGCCGCGGAGCAGACGCGGTGGCCGCCGACGCCTGGGCCGAACGCTGCACCGTACGCGGTGTCGGTGCGGGAAGGTCGAGGAACAGCCGGTCGAGATCGGACTGCCATTTCGCGGTCAGCGCAGCGGTCACCCGCTCGTCGAATTCCTCGGCGTCGAGCCGCCCTTGGGCGTGATGCTCGCGCAGGAACTCGGCGGCTTGATCCCGTTCGGCGTCCCCGATCCGCTGGGGTACGGGCTGCGACCAGTTGCTCACCCAGTAAGTATCCTCGCGCCGGTCTCGATCTTCAGCCCCTTCGCAGGATGAGTTCTCTGCCGGCCGAATGGGAGCGCGGGCGATGATCGCGTACACTCGTGGCCGGTCCCCCGCGTGGCGATATCTTGCCCAACTCCCCCAGGGTCGGAAGGCAGCAAGGGTAAGCGAGCTCTTTCGGGTACGCGGGGGGCTCTTTCATCTGTCAGGTCAGCTGATAGCGCGCCAGAATCCGTTCCAGTTCAGCGATTCCGGCGTCTTGCTCGAAGACCTCCGCCGCCAGCCCGGCTACTCGGGCGCCGGCCACATTCGCCGCCACGTCATCGACGAAGAGCGCCTCGTCCGGTTCGATGCCGAGCCGCTGGATGATCACCTCGAAGAAGGCCGGATCCGGTTTGGCCAGGCCGAGTTCGGAAGAGTAGAACTGCTCGTCAAAGACGTCGGCGTAGTCGGGCAGTGAGCGCATGTACGCGACCCGGACGTCCTGCTGATTGGTCGCCAGCGCACAGCCGATGCCGGACGTCCGCAGCTTCTTGATCCGATCGGTCAGCTGCCGGTCGACCACCAACGTCCGCCAACTGTCCAGGACGAGCTCGGGATCGGTGCTCAGCCCGCGCCGGCGCAACGTGTCGGCCACCAGCGCGCCGAAGTCGCCACCGGCGATCGTCTCCTCGCGCTCCCGGGTGAACAACTCGGCCAAGGTCTCGACCGGTTCATCGCCCAGTCGACCCAGCAGGCTGTCCTGCCAGCCCGGCGGCATCCGTTGCAGTACGCCGTCGGCGTCGAACAGCACCCAGCTGATGGTCATGCCGACTCATCCTGCCAGTCGCACCGCCGTCGAGGCGGCCGGCTTTCGGCCGGGAGTCTTGTCGGAGCCACGGGCTAGGGTTTCCCCCGTGCAGGAGGACCAGGCGGAAGTCACAGATCAGCCGGACGACGGCGCGCTGTTCGAGGCGGCCGCGCCGCCCGTCGCGCCGCCGTTGGCGCTCTATCGCCGGTATCGCCCGGACACGTTCGCGGAGGTCATCGGACAGGAGCACGTCACCGAGCCGTTGCAGCGTGCACTGGTCAACAACCGCGTCAACCACGCCTACCTGTTCTCCGGTCCGCGCGGTTGCGGCAAGACCACCTCGGCCCGGATCCTGGCCCGCGCGTTGAACTGTGAGCAGGGGCCGGCGGCCGAACCGTGCGGCGAGTGCGAGTCGTGCCGGGACCTGGCGACCGGGGGGCCGGGCAGTATCGACGTGATCGAGATCGACGCCGCCAGTCACGGCGGTGTCGACGACGCTCGTGATCTGCGCGAACGAGCCTTCTTCGCGCCGGTCAACAGCCGCTACAAGATCTACATCGTCGACGAGGCACACATGGTCACGACGGCCGGCTTCAACGCCCTGTTGAAGCTGGTCGAGGAACCGCCGCCGCACGTCAAGTTCATCTTCGCCACCACCGAACCGGACAAGGTGATCGGCACCATCCGGTCCCGCACGCATCACTACCCGTTCCGGTTGGTGCCGCCGCGGGTGCTCAGTGATTATCTGGCCAAGTTGTGCGTGGCCGAGGGCATCGAGGTGGAGAACGGGGTGCTGCCGCTGGTGGTCCGGGCCGGCGCCGGCTCGGTCCGCGATTCGCTCTCGGTTCTTGATCAACTGCTCGGCGGGGCCGACGAGCAGGGCGTGTCCTACTCCCAGGCTGCGGCGTTGCTGGGTTACACCCCGGACTCGCTGCTGGACGAGATGCTGGACGCGTTCGCTGCCGGTGATTCCGGCGGAGTGTTCCGCTGTGTGGACAAGGTGATCGAGGTCGGTCAGGATCCGCGCCGCTTCGCCGAGGACCTGCTTCGACGGGTACGGGACCTGGTGATCGTGGCCGCTGTGCCCGATGCCCTGACCTCCGGCCTGGTCGACGTTGCCGACGATCAAGCGGAGCGATTCAGTACGCAGGCGGCCGCGCTCGGCACCGGTGAGCTGACCCGCGCCGGCGAGGTGCTTGCGGCCGGCCTGACCGAGATGCGCGGGACCACC belongs to Microlunatus elymi and includes:
- a CDS encoding HAD-IA family hydrolase — protein: MTISWVLFDADGVLQRMPPGWQDSLLGRLGDEPVETLAELFTREREETIAGGDFGALVADTLRRRGLSTDPELVLDSWRTLVVDRQLTDRIKKLRTSGIGCALATNQQDVRVAYMRSLPDYADVFDEQFYSSELGLAKPDPAFFEVIIQRLGIEPDEALFVDDVAANVAGARVAGLAAEVFEQDAGIAELERILARYQLT
- a CDS encoding DUF1707 SHOCT-like domain-containing protein, whose product is MSNWSQPVPQRIGDAERDQAAEFLREHHAQGRLDAEEFDERVTAALTAKWQSDLDRLFLDLPAPTPRTVQRSAQASAATASAPRPPKMSNVWPIAAAAIWPLTIALFILSKGEAWFLILAAIALTTTWHRRRGLMTSARFRYDAELQARERAERRRLEAERRRLDDERRKWDPPA
- a CDS encoding DUF1707 SHOCT-like domain-containing protein, giving the protein MSNPIEPVPQRIGDAERDRAAEFLREHLAQGRLDQAEFDERLNTALGARYRTELDPLFTDLPAPNPRHPGTGLAPTAANAAQPVAQHPPGMPLRTRNTIDAVFWIIWPVTIGLITWLDWGNFWWLIFLPIALSSIWQRKKALDAADRKRWEKEQRRAVEGDNEVDHGPDRGEPGDGPQPPTR
- a CDS encoding DUF1707 SHOCT-like domain-containing protein, which produces MTTNLGTSSVATTPASTAPIGLRIGDQERDLAAECLREHLTSGRLDAEEFEQRLEVALTARVQSELDPLFADLPAPHPTSTHPTAMPKPAATPTVQPVATGSSCSGMNVFSGQSLVIGLIWTVFVVFCAVRGWDMWWLLFVPFVISANVHRRRRHVGHNRGGPYGHR